One segment of bacterium DNA contains the following:
- the rplE gene encoding 50S ribosomal protein L5 — translation MARLKELYKKKIVPQLIERLKYKNIMEVPRIDKIVINTGVSTAKEDIKVLDEAVGELATITGQKPIVTRAKKSISNFKLRQGMPIGCKVTLHGAVMYEFLDRLINVTLPRVRDFRGVSRDGFDGQGNYNLGIQEHIIFPEINIDKVGKVKGLNVSIVTTAKNIDEAYELLSLFGMPFRKKG, via the coding sequence ATGGCGCGATTAAAAGAATTATATAAGAAAAAGATTGTTCCTCAACTGATAGAACGTCTAAAATATAAGAATATTATGGAAGTGCCCAGAATAGATAAGATAGTAATCAATACAGGGGTTTCCACAGCAAAGGAGGATATTAAGGTTTTGGACGAAGCAGTGGGAGAGTTAGCAACAATAACGGGACAGAAGCCTATTGTGACCAGGGCAAAAAAGTCGATTTCCAACTTCAAACTTCGTCAGGGAATGCCCATAGGTTGCAAAGTCACCCTCCATGGAGCTGTGATGTATGAGTTTCTGGACCGTTTGATTAATGTGACATTGCCTAGGGTTCGTGATTTTCGGGGGGTCTCCCGTGATGGATTCGATGGTCAAGGAAATTATAACCTGGGAATTCAGGAGCATATAATTTTTCCTGAGATTAATATAGATAAAGTTGGTAAAGTCAAAGGGTTAAACGTGAGCATAGTAACCACAGCCAAAAATATAGATGAGGCATATGAGTTATTGAGTCTTTTCGGTATGCCTTTTCGAAAGAAGGGGTGA
- the rplP gene encoding 50S ribosomal protein L16, giving the protein MLMPKRVKYRKTQRGRMKGIALRGNKINFGEFGLLALEPAWVTAQQIEAARVALTRSLKKGGKVWIRIFPDKAITKKPAETRMGKGKGAPAGWVAVVKPGRVLFEIEGVNRSEAKTAMELAGHKLPVKTAFLARGE; this is encoded by the coding sequence ATGCTAATGCCCAAGAGAGTTAAGTATCGTAAGACGCAGCGTGGAAGGATGAAGGGCATAGCTTTACGCGGAAATAAAATAAATTTTGGCGAGTTTGGATTACTGGCTCTGGAACCCGCCTGGGTGACAGCGCAACAGATTGAGGCTGCGCGAGTAGCTTTGACTCGTTCTTTAAAGAAGGGCGGAAAGGTCTGGATTAGAATTTTTCCGGATAAGGCAATTACCAAAAAACCAGCAGAGACTCGCATGGGAAAGGGGAAGGGTGCCCCGGCTGGCTGGGTAGCTGTGGTTAAGCCTGGAAGAGTTCTCTTTGAAATCGAGGGAGTCAACCGGTCTGAGGCAAAAACAGCGATGGAGCTGGCAGGTCATAAGTTGCCGGTAAAGACAGCGTTTTTAGCAAGGGGAGAATGA
- the rpmC gene encoding 50S ribosomal protein L29, producing the protein MKASKLRELSVAELEQRLNETTQKLFQLRFKNASGKIKNPLEIRLFRRDIARIKTVLAESKLSKEKEE; encoded by the coding sequence ATGAAAGCGAGCAAATTGCGAGAATTGAGTGTAGCCGAATTAGAGCAGAGGTTGAACGAGACTACGCAGAAACTATTTCAGTTAAGATTCAAAAACGCCTCAGGTAAAATAAAGAATCCCCTGGAGATTAGGCTTTTCCGCAGGGATATTGCACGGATTAAGACAGTTCTGGCAGAAAGTAAACTGTCTAAAGAAAAAGAAGAATAA
- the rpsQ gene encoding 30S ribosomal protein S17 yields MREGQAKRKIRIGKVVSDKMEKTRIVTVERLFRHSKYQKVIKRRKKFMVDDPKNELHIGDKVRIAETRPLSKRKRWRVLEILKKAEEI; encoded by the coding sequence ATGAGAGAAGGTCAAGCGAAACGCAAGATCAGGATTGGTAAAGTGGTTAGTGATAAGATGGAGAAGACCAGAATAGTAACAGTGGAGAGATTGTTCAGGCATTCTAAATATCAAAAGGTTATTAAAAGAAGAAAGAAATTTATGGTGGATGACCCCAAGAACGAATTGCACATAGGAGATAAAGTGAGAATTGCCGAAACCAGACCCTTGAGTAAAAGAAAGAGGTGGCGAGTTTTGGAAATACTGAAGAAGGCAGAGGAAATTTGA
- the rplX gene encoding 50S ribosomal protein L24: MLPIRKKDKVVVKTGKDKGKTGEVLKVFLVTSRVIVSKINFIKRHTRATQTTPGGITEKESSIHISNVQLICPKCDQPTRVKIDHLSDGKKIRVCRRCGEMIV, from the coding sequence ATGTTGCCGATTAGAAAGAAGGATAAGGTAGTAGTAAAGACGGGTAAAGACAAAGGTAAAACAGGTGAAGTCCTGAAAGTGTTTCTCGTGACTTCCCGAGTGATAGTAAGCAAGATAAATTTTATAAAGAGGCATACCCGGGCAACACAGACTACGCCAGGGGGAATTACAGAAAAAGAGTCTTCTATTCATATTTCCAATGTACAGTTGATTTGTCCTAAATGTGACCAGCCTACTCGAGTAAAGATAGACCACTTAAGCGATGGTAAGAAGATAAGGGTTTGCCGAAGATGTGGAGAAATGATAGTATAG
- the rpsC gene encoding 30S ribosomal protein S3 — translation MGQKVHPIGIRLGFIKTWSAKWFGGKNLSQMLHEDITIREFIKKKLHQSGVGKTIIERAGKSLRVDIHTARPGVVIGKRGADIENLRTDLEEMTDQKVFINIIPIRKPEMDAQVVAAGIALQLEKKMPYRRIMKRAILRAMEGGVGGIKVCVSGRLGGAEIARTEWQKEGRIPLQTFRADIDYGFAESFTTHGLIGVKVWIFKEELTKKDQQEELGEPAYKEEKEKKEEKVEKEKKEEKVKKSEKDEVNTDANAQES, via the coding sequence TTGGGACAAAAAGTTCATCCAATTGGAATTCGTCTTGGTTTCATTAAGACATGGAGTGCAAAATGGTTTGGAGGGAAGAACCTTAGTCAAATGCTCCACGAAGATATAACTATACGGGAGTTTATTAAAAAGAAGCTTCATCAAAGTGGAGTGGGCAAAACAATAATCGAGCGGGCGGGTAAATCTTTACGAGTGGATATCCATACGGCAAGGCCAGGAGTGGTGATTGGCAAGAGAGGTGCTGATATTGAGAATTTAAGAACGGACTTAGAAGAAATGACGGATCAAAAGGTGTTTATTAACATTATCCCTATAAGGAAACCCGAGATGGACGCTCAGGTTGTGGCTGCAGGGATTGCCCTGCAGTTGGAGAAGAAGATGCCTTATCGGAGAATAATGAAGAGGGCGATTTTGCGAGCAATGGAGGGTGGAGTAGGGGGGATTAAGGTATGTGTTAGTGGTCGTCTTGGCGGGGCAGAGATAGCCCGTACCGAGTGGCAGAAAGAGGGACGTATTCCCTTGCAGACTTTTCGAGCCGATATCGATTATGGCTTTGCTGAAAGCTTTACCACACATGGTCTGATCGGAGTTAAGGTTTGGATTTTTAAGGAAGAGCTCACCAAAAAAGATCAACAGGAGGAACTTGGCGAGCCTGCTTATAAGGAAGAAAAAGAAAAGAAGGAAGAGAAAGTAGAAAAAGAAAAGAAGGAAGAGAAAGTAAAGAAGAGTGAAAAGGATGAGGTGAACACAGATGCTAATGCCCAAGAGAGTTAA
- the rplN gene encoding 50S ribosomal protein L14: protein MIQLRTRLNVADNTGARKITCIGVLGGTRKRYAGMGDIIKASVKDALPGATIKKGEVVRAVIVRMRKWIRRPDGSYVKFDENGAVIVDDNNEPKGTRIFGPIARELRDKGFTKIISLAPEVV from the coding sequence ATGATACAGCTGCGCACTCGATTAAATGTAGCTGACAATACAGGAGCGAGAAAAATTACCTGCATAGGAGTTCTGGGCGGAACTAGGAAGAGATATGCAGGAATGGGTGATATAATTAAGGCTTCAGTAAAAGATGCTTTGCCAGGCGCTACGATTAAGAAGGGTGAGGTGGTAAGGGCAGTGATTGTTAGAATGAGGAAATGGATACGCCGACCCGATGGTTCCTATGTCAAATTTGACGAAAATGGTGCAGTAATTGTGGACGACAACAACGAGCCCAAGGGAACTCGAATTTTTGGGCCAATTGCTCGTGAACTGAGAGATAAGGGATTCACCAAGATAATCTCTCTGGCTCCTGAAGTAGTATAA